One window from the genome of Aestuariirhabdus haliotis encodes:
- a CDS encoding amino acid permease, with product METEKKGLGLWICTSLVVGNVIGSGIFLLPASLASYGAISLAGWIFTSIGALLLALVFARLAVLVPKAGGPYAYSREGLGDFAGFIIAWGHWIAVWAGNAAICVAFVSYLTVFFPSLGANPVASILVGLGALWGLSLVNIRGVHTAGIVQLVTTVLKTIPLLAVSIAGLFFLDLDHFTPVNRSGESNFSAITACAALTLWAYLGLESATVPADDVDNPRVTIPRATVLGTLLCAVVYILSTVSLMGMIDPADLANSQAPFADAARLMWGDVGYYVIGLAAVISCFGALNGWMILQGQVPYAAARDGLFPEIFNKVNKNGVPYMGIIISSVLITILMMMNYTKGLVETFTFIILLATLTSLIPYSFSAIAELMIYSKRRNELQKERLLGHSVIALLGFFYGLWAIAGSGQDTVYWGFLLLMLGLPVYSWVKWKSSKNSVTAES from the coding sequence ATGGAAACTGAGAAGAAAGGGCTGGGGCTTTGGATCTGCACCTCGCTCGTAGTAGGCAATGTGATCGGTTCTGGTATCTTTCTGCTTCCGGCCTCCCTCGCCTCTTATGGCGCCATCAGCCTGGCCGGATGGATTTTCACCTCCATTGGCGCTCTGTTACTGGCACTGGTGTTTGCCCGCCTTGCGGTTCTGGTGCCCAAAGCCGGTGGGCCTTATGCCTATTCCCGCGAAGGTCTGGGGGACTTTGCCGGCTTCATTATTGCCTGGGGCCACTGGATTGCCGTTTGGGCGGGCAACGCGGCTATCTGCGTCGCCTTCGTCAGCTACCTGACCGTGTTCTTTCCCTCACTGGGTGCCAACCCGGTGGCTTCCATATTGGTCGGACTGGGAGCTCTGTGGGGTCTGTCACTGGTTAATATTCGCGGCGTTCACACCGCCGGTATCGTGCAACTGGTCACCACCGTATTAAAAACCATACCGCTGCTGGCGGTCTCCATCGCCGGTTTGTTTTTTCTCGACCTGGATCACTTTACCCCGGTTAACCGCAGCGGCGAATCCAACTTCTCTGCGATTACCGCCTGTGCGGCGCTCACCCTTTGGGCCTACCTTGGCCTTGAATCGGCCACCGTTCCTGCCGACGATGTCGACAACCCCAGAGTCACTATTCCTCGTGCCACCGTATTGGGCACGTTACTTTGCGCCGTGGTTTATATTCTGTCCACCGTCTCCCTGATGGGCATGATTGATCCCGCCGATCTGGCCAACTCGCAGGCTCCCTTTGCCGACGCCGCCCGCTTGATGTGGGGCGATGTTGGTTATTATGTCATTGGCCTGGCCGCCGTCATCTCCTGTTTTGGCGCTCTTAATGGCTGGATGATTCTACAAGGACAGGTGCCTTATGCCGCTGCTCGCGATGGCCTGTTTCCGGAGATTTTCAATAAGGTCAATAAAAACGGTGTACCCTATATGGGCATCATCATCTCCAGTGTGCTAATCACTATTTTGATGATGATGAACTACACCAAAGGCCTGGTGGAAACCTTTACCTTTATTATTCTGCTGGCCACACTCACCTCCCTGATCCCCTATAGCTTCTCTGCGATCGCCGAACTGATGATCTACAGCAAGCGACGCAATGAACTGCAAAAGGAACGCCTGCTGGGCCACAGCGTGATTGCCCTTTTAGGCTTTTTCTATGGTCTGTGGGCCATTGCCGGATCGGGTCAGGACACCGTGTACTGGGGATTCCTGTTGCTGATGCTGGGACTTCCGGTGTATAGCTGGGTCAAGTGGAAAAGCAGCAAGAACAGCGTCACCGCAGAAAGCTGA
- a CDS encoding L-lactate dehydrogenase has product MKLGPSIPVTPLDYRQQARRRLPRFLFDYIDGGCNEELTLRRNVDDFKRLSLKQRVMVDVTRVDTRTDLLGREASMPLALAPIGMAGMMRQRGEVQGARAALSAGVPFTLSTVGVCPVEEVQQATGAPFWFQLYMLRDRSAVESLMERAKAAGCNTLVFTVDLPIAGMRHRDIRNGMVGNRPGSRLSRLCQLATSPNWIVDVGLKGKPHTLGNLSELVAGATDLGTYRDFVESQFDPGVTWDDIAWLREQWKGKLLIKGVLEPEDAQAAAGLGADGLIVSNHGGRQLDSAASTIAKLPAIINAVGDQLEVYLDGGVRNGVDLVKAVALGARGVLIGRPWIWTVAAAGEEGLRDMLEIFRQEVATTMALMGVNRIDELVPELVEPGNL; this is encoded by the coding sequence ATGAAACTCGGTCCTTCGATTCCCGTCACGCCGCTAGATTACCGGCAACAAGCGCGTCGGCGCTTGCCTCGATTTCTGTTCGATTACATCGACGGCGGCTGTAACGAGGAACTCACTCTGAGACGCAACGTCGATGACTTCAAGCGGCTGTCTCTGAAACAACGGGTGATGGTCGATGTGACCAGGGTGGACACCCGTACCGATCTGCTGGGACGGGAAGCCTCCATGCCGCTGGCATTAGCGCCGATTGGCATGGCCGGCATGATGCGCCAACGGGGCGAGGTGCAAGGTGCCAGGGCGGCCTTGTCGGCCGGGGTTCCCTTTACCCTGTCTACGGTCGGCGTGTGTCCGGTAGAAGAGGTACAGCAGGCAACCGGGGCTCCGTTCTGGTTTCAGCTGTATATGCTGCGCGACCGCAGTGCCGTCGAATCCCTGATGGAACGTGCGAAGGCCGCGGGCTGTAATACGCTGGTGTTTACCGTTGATCTGCCCATCGCCGGTATGCGTCACAGGGATATTCGCAATGGCATGGTGGGGAATCGCCCCGGCAGCCGCCTGAGCCGTCTCTGCCAACTGGCCACCAGCCCTAACTGGATTGTCGATGTCGGGCTAAAAGGCAAACCCCACACGCTGGGTAACCTCAGCGAGCTGGTAGCTGGCGCCACGGACCTTGGCACTTACCGGGATTTTGTCGAATCCCAATTCGACCCCGGCGTTACCTGGGATGATATCGCCTGGTTACGCGAGCAGTGGAAAGGCAAATTGCTAATCAAAGGAGTTTTGGAGCCGGAAGATGCCCAGGCCGCCGCCGGATTGGGTGCCGACGGACTGATCGTTTCCAACCATGGTGGACGTCAACTGGACAGCGCTGCGTCGACCATTGCAAAACTGCCCGCTATCATCAACGCGGTCGGTGACCAACTGGAGGTTTACCTCGATGGCGGCGTTCGCAATGGTGTGGATCTGGTGAAAGCGGTGGCTCTGGGTGCCCGGGGTGTGCTGATCGGTCGCCCCTGGATCTGGACCGTCGCTGCTGCGGGAGAAGAAGGTTTGCGCGATATGCTCGAGATCTTTCGCCAGGAAGTGGCAACAACCATGGCACTGATGGGGGTCAACCGTATCGATGAACTCGTCCCTGAGCTGGTTGAACCCGGAAACCTGTGA
- a CDS encoding response regulator transcription factor encodes MTDSLPKLLLIDDDATFLQVMARAMRRRGFDVFTADNGASTQKLLERHTPDYAVVDLKLLNESGLSLLPELKTANPKMEIVLLTGFASIATAVEAVKLGANNYLCKPADADEVVSALLCQPADPTQLKPSAPLSVDQLEWEHIQRILQEQQGNISATARVLGMHRRTLQRKLQKPPAASQGVSTESDET; translated from the coding sequence ATGACCGACAGCCTGCCCAAACTGCTACTGATTGACGATGACGCCACCTTTTTACAAGTGATGGCCCGCGCCATGCGACGCCGGGGCTTCGATGTTTTTACGGCCGATAATGGTGCCAGCACGCAGAAATTACTGGAGCGTCACACTCCGGATTACGCCGTCGTTGATCTCAAACTCCTGAACGAATCAGGGCTCAGCCTGTTACCGGAACTGAAAACCGCCAACCCAAAGATGGAAATTGTGCTGCTAACCGGATTCGCCAGCATTGCAACCGCCGTTGAAGCGGTAAAACTGGGGGCCAACAACTACCTGTGCAAACCCGCCGATGCGGATGAGGTTGTCAGCGCTTTACTTTGCCAACCCGCGGACCCGACACAGCTCAAACCTTCAGCCCCGCTGTCGGTTGACCAACTGGAGTGGGAACATATACAGCGCATACTGCAGGAACAACAAGGCAATATATCGGCCACCGCACGGGTGTTGGGAATGCACCGCAGAACCTTGCAACGCAAGCTGCAAAAACCCCCGGCGGCCTCCCAGGGGGTCAGCACAGAATCCGACGAGACCTGA
- a CDS encoding ATP-binding protein yields MIAFAPRANLQRLCIIRALFIGSLLLALIWAQQQMELLLNFPVLGSILLVCTLMTVATLWRLRATAPVTQAELFGQLLFDVCTLSLIFFFSGGATNPFISFYLVPLSITAATLAWPYATAMLLFCLLCYGGLLFFYVPLAELYPQIRVQGNLAHMAQLHVIGMWLTFVVSALLITIFVVRMASALRLKQQELASHREHQLRNEQLMAVATQAAGAAHELGTPLSTMRTLLREMEQDHPNDQTLMEDIKCLQEQIGFCKSSLRTLVDQSQTTDLQTLPTRQVLTRLLDRWQLMRPEARLQLELPDAAREWAISWDPTLDQALLNLLNNAADQSPEIILEVQRQKDTVLIRVRDFGQGISAQKAEHLGELFYSDKREGLGIGFSLSQATIERLGGQVRLYPHSERGTITEVQLPVISVTTKH; encoded by the coding sequence ATGATCGCCTTCGCACCCCGGGCTAATTTGCAACGCCTGTGCATCATAAGGGCGCTCTTTATTGGTTCATTATTACTGGCGCTGATCTGGGCGCAGCAGCAAATGGAATTGCTGCTTAACTTCCCCGTATTGGGTTCTATTCTGCTGGTTTGCACCCTGATGACCGTCGCCACCTTATGGCGTTTACGGGCCACCGCTCCGGTTACCCAGGCAGAACTGTTCGGCCAGTTATTGTTTGATGTGTGCACCCTGAGCCTGATTTTCTTCTTCAGCGGCGGCGCCACCAATCCTTTTATTTCCTTTTATCTGGTGCCACTGAGTATTACCGCCGCCACCCTGGCCTGGCCCTATGCGACCGCAATGCTGCTATTTTGTCTGCTCTGTTATGGCGGGTTGCTATTTTTTTATGTGCCGCTGGCCGAACTCTATCCTCAGATTCGAGTACAGGGAAACCTGGCCCATATGGCGCAACTGCATGTCATCGGTATGTGGCTGACCTTTGTCGTCAGCGCCTTGCTGATTACTATTTTTGTCGTCCGCATGGCCAGCGCCCTGCGCCTGAAACAGCAGGAGCTGGCCAGCCACCGGGAACATCAGTTACGCAACGAGCAACTGATGGCGGTTGCCACCCAGGCCGCAGGAGCGGCCCATGAACTCGGCACTCCGCTCTCGACCATGCGCACCTTACTCAGGGAGATGGAGCAGGATCACCCAAACGATCAAACCCTGATGGAAGATATCAAATGCCTGCAGGAACAGATCGGCTTCTGCAAAAGTTCCTTAAGGACACTGGTCGACCAGAGCCAAACCACAGACTTACAAACGCTGCCCACGCGCCAGGTGCTGACCCGATTGCTGGATCGCTGGCAGCTGATGCGACCGGAAGCCCGCCTGCAACTTGAACTGCCCGATGCCGCCCGTGAATGGGCCATTAGCTGGGATCCCACCCTGGATCAGGCACTGCTGAATCTGTTAAATAACGCCGCAGACCAAAGTCCGGAAATAATCCTGGAAGTTCAACGCCAGAAGGATACCGTGCTGATCAGGGTTCGCGATTTTGGCCAGGGAATTTCTGCGCAAAAAGCAGAGCATCTGGGAGAGCTTTTCTATTCCGATAAACGCGAAGGCCTGGGGATTGGCTTTAGCCTCAGCCAGGCGACCATTGAGCGCCTGGGCGGACAGGTCAGGCTTTACCCTCATAGTGAACGAGGTACCATAACCGAGGTACAGCTCCCTGTTATTTCCGTTACCACCAAGCACTAA